The following are encoded in a window of Halosolutus halophilus genomic DNA:
- a CDS encoding winged helix-turn-helix transcriptional regulator, producing the protein MVSPDGVDDDKRATLRRFAALGATAPLARFSETASAETGESDARDAIAGYLSTTPGAHFSKIRDDLRLGTGETQHHLRQLEEAGAIERYSDGDYKRFVLANRFDEFEKDALGYLRRSTPRGMLIELLRDPDATAGDLADALEVSPPTVSKYAGELEEADLLSRDDGYAVERPETVLLLIVRHADSFGRRAMTLAQNADQHLEYSG; encoded by the coding sequence ATGGTATCGCCCGACGGGGTCGACGACGACAAACGGGCTACTCTTCGCCGATTCGCCGCGCTCGGGGCCACCGCTCCGCTCGCCCGGTTTTCCGAGACGGCGAGCGCCGAGACCGGTGAGAGCGACGCCCGCGACGCCATCGCGGGCTACCTCTCGACGACGCCCGGGGCCCACTTCTCGAAGATCCGGGACGACCTCCGGCTCGGAACGGGTGAAACCCAGCACCACCTGCGCCAGCTCGAAGAGGCCGGCGCGATCGAGCGATACAGCGACGGCGACTACAAACGGTTCGTCCTGGCGAACCGGTTCGACGAGTTCGAAAAAGACGCGCTGGGCTATCTCCGCCGATCGACGCCCCGCGGAATGCTGATCGAACTCCTCAGAGACCCCGACGCCACTGCCGGCGACCTCGCGGACGCACTCGAGGTGTCACCGCCGACCGTGAGCAAGTACGCCGGCGAACTCGAGGAGGCGGACCTCCTCTCGCGCGACGACGGCTACGCGGTCGAACGCCCGGAAACGGTGTTGCTCTTGATCGTCCGTCACGCCGACTCCTTCGGTCGACGGGCGATGACGCTGGCACAGAACGCCGATCAGCACCTCGAATACAGCGGCTGA
- a CDS encoding transcription initiation factor IIB, with product MTNAPSNTRVRRTEGETTEETTEQEENALACPECAGNLVVDDEHGETVCEDCGLVVEEDSVDRGPEWRAFDATEKNEKSRVGAPTTNTMHDKGLSTNIDWRNKDAYGNSLGSRQREKMQRLRKWNERFRTRDSKERNLKQALGEIDRMASALGLPTNVRETASVIYRRALDEDLLPGRSIEGVSTSCVYAAARQAGVPRSLDEIADVSRVEKNEIARTYRYVVRELGLEVQPADPESYVPRFASGLDLSDEAEHRARGLLQNAKEKGVHSGKSPVGLAAAAVYAAALLTNEKTTQAAVSDVADISEVTIRNRYHELLEAEETLGLA from the coding sequence ATGACAAACGCACCATCGAATACCAGAGTACGGCGAACCGAAGGGGAAACGACGGAAGAAACGACCGAGCAGGAGGAAAACGCCCTCGCGTGTCCGGAGTGTGCGGGTAATCTCGTCGTCGACGACGAGCACGGCGAAACCGTCTGTGAGGACTGTGGGCTCGTCGTCGAGGAGGACTCCGTGGACCGCGGGCCGGAGTGGCGCGCGTTCGACGCCACCGAAAAGAACGAGAAGTCCCGCGTGGGCGCCCCCACCACGAACACGATGCACGACAAGGGGCTGTCCACGAACATCGACTGGCGCAACAAAGACGCCTACGGCAACTCGCTGGGATCGCGCCAGCGCGAGAAGATGCAGCGCCTGCGCAAGTGGAACGAGCGGTTCCGCACCCGCGACTCCAAGGAGCGCAACCTCAAGCAGGCCCTCGGCGAGATCGATCGGATGGCGAGTGCGCTCGGACTGCCGACGAACGTCCGCGAGACCGCGTCGGTCATCTACCGCCGCGCGCTCGACGAGGACCTCCTCCCCGGTCGCTCCATCGAAGGGGTCTCGACCTCCTGCGTCTACGCCGCCGCCCGCCAGGCCGGCGTCCCCCGCTCGCTCGACGAGATCGCCGACGTCTCCCGCGTCGAGAAAAACGAGATCGCCCGCACCTACCGCTACGTGGTGCGAGAGCTGGGATTAGAGGTCCAGCCGGCCGATCCCGAGAGTTACGTGCCGCGGTTCGCGTCGGGACTCGACCTCTCGGACGAGGCCGAACACCGCGCGCGAGGCCTGCTCCAGAACGCGAAGGAGAAGGGCGTCCACAGCGGCAAGTCGCCGGTCGGCCTCGCCGCCGCGGCGGTCTACGCCGCAGCCCTGCTGACCAACGAGAAGACCACGCAGGCGGCCGTCAGCGACGTCGCCGACATCTCCGAGGTCACGATCCGGAACCGCTACCACGAACTGCTCGAGGCCGAGGAGACGCTCGGCCTGGCGTAA
- a CDS encoding DUF7331 family protein, with protein sequence MTDQLSTPDQQPAVQSARFDQYVSYEDDGGTVICDRSNPAAWIRSTELVPCRR encoded by the coding sequence ATGACTGATCAACTCTCCACGCCGGACCAGCAGCCCGCGGTGCAATCGGCCCGGTTCGACCAGTACGTGAGCTACGAAGACGACGGCGGCACGGTCATCTGTGATCGATCGAACCCGGCCGCCTGGATCCGTTCGACCGAACTGGTTCCCTGTCGGCGGTAG
- a CDS encoding HAD family hydrolase → MEPVLFDMDGVILEGPRTDPQVYDEAADAALADLGADPTPAQRRTLRRHDLEGVEAACTDLGIDSDRFWRLKEHYASVGTHERIRSGDRRLYDDVDAIADLAARTPIGLVTNNRHETAAFVADHLETEFGASFDVVHGRDPTFEGYRRRKPDPYYVERALTDLDSDRGVYVGDFPKDVSAGTAAGLETAFLRRPHNRDLACPADATVELESLSEVGDVASID, encoded by the coding sequence ATGGAACCGGTCCTTTTCGACATGGACGGGGTCATCCTCGAGGGCCCCCGGACCGACCCGCAGGTCTACGACGAGGCCGCAGACGCCGCCCTCGCTGACCTCGGTGCCGACCCGACGCCAGCCCAGCGACGGACGCTCCGCCGTCACGATCTCGAGGGCGTCGAGGCTGCGTGTACGGACCTGGGAATCGACTCCGATCGATTCTGGCGGCTGAAAGAACACTATGCCTCCGTGGGCACTCACGAACGGATCCGATCGGGCGACCGTCGACTTTACGACGACGTCGACGCCATCGCCGACCTGGCGGCACGAACGCCGATCGGATTGGTCACCAACAATCGCCACGAGACGGCCGCGTTCGTCGCCGACCACCTGGAAACCGAGTTCGGAGCCTCGTTCGACGTCGTCCACGGGCGGGACCCGACGTTCGAAGGCTATCGGCGACGAAAGCCGGACCCCTACTACGTCGAGCGCGCCCTCACCGACCTCGATTCCGATCGGGGCGTCTACGTCGGCGACTTCCCGAAAGACGTGTCCGCAGGAACCGCGGCCGGCCTCGAGACGGCCTTTCTGCGTCGGCCACACAACCGGGATCTCGCGTGTCCCGCGGACGCGACCGTCGAACTCGAATCGCTGTCGGAGGTCGGTGACGTCGCCTCGATCGACTGA
- a CDS encoding SPFH domain-containing protein: MLSGTPLFVATAAGLLIGILVLLLVPVVLRSSIVIVDAYEKQALTVLGEYRKLLEPGINVVPPFVSRTYSYDMRTQTLDVPRQEAITRDNSPVTADAIVYIKVMDAKRAFLEVDDYKRATSNLAQTTLRAVLGDMELDDTLNKRQEINTRIRTELDGPTDEWGIRVESVEVREVNPTRDVQEAMEKQTSAERRRRAMILEAQGERRSAVEKAEGEKQSQIIRAQGEKQSQILEAQGDAISTVLRARAAESMGERAVIDKGMDALTEIGGSESTTFVLPQELSSMIGRYGKHLTGSDVQERDGQLESLEFDEETRELIGLDDIAEIIGEIDEEADMDVEAMEKQARAIKEGKETAAISDADQAADAQLEGRSAADGNEGGRT; encoded by the coding sequence ATGCTTTCGGGAACGCCGCTGTTCGTGGCGACGGCTGCCGGCCTGCTGATCGGTATCCTCGTCCTGTTGCTCGTCCCCGTCGTACTGCGCAGTTCGATCGTCATCGTCGACGCCTACGAGAAGCAGGCGCTGACGGTACTAGGCGAATACCGGAAACTGCTCGAGCCGGGAATCAACGTCGTGCCGCCGTTCGTCTCGCGGACCTACAGCTACGACATGCGCACGCAGACGCTGGACGTGCCCCGCCAGGAGGCAATCACGCGGGACAACTCGCCCGTCACCGCCGACGCCATCGTCTACATCAAGGTGATGGACGCGAAGCGGGCCTTCCTCGAGGTCGACGACTACAAGCGGGCGACCTCGAACCTCGCCCAGACGACGCTGCGTGCCGTGCTGGGCGACATGGAACTGGACGACACGCTCAACAAGCGCCAGGAGATCAATACCAGAATCCGGACGGAACTCGACGGGCCGACCGACGAGTGGGGGATCCGCGTCGAGAGCGTCGAGGTCCGCGAGGTCAACCCGACCAGAGACGTCCAGGAGGCGATGGAGAAACAGACCTCGGCCGAACGGCGCCGGCGCGCGATGATCCTCGAGGCGCAGGGTGAACGCCGCAGCGCCGTCGAGAAGGCCGAAGGTGAGAAGCAGAGCCAGATCATCCGCGCTCAGGGGGAGAAACAGAGCCAGATCCTCGAGGCACAGGGTGACGCCATCTCGACGGTTCTCCGTGCGCGTGCAGCGGAATCCATGGGCGAACGCGCGGTGATCGACAAGGGGATGGACGCCCTGACCGAGATCGGTGGGAGCGAGTCGACGACGTTCGTCCTGCCCCAGGAACTGTCCTCGATGATCGGCCGCTACGGGAAACACCTCACCGGCAGCGACGTCCAGGAACGGGACGGCCAACTCGAGAGCCTCGAGTTCGACGAGGAGACCCGCGAACTGATCGGGCTCGACGACATCGCCGAGATCATCGGCGAGATCGACGAGGAGGCCGACATGGACGTCGAAGCCATGGAGAAACAGGCCCGGGCGATCAAAGAAGGCAAAGAGACGGCGGCGATTTCCGACGCCGACCAGGCTGCCGATGCACAACTCGAGGGACGATCGGCCGCCGACGGGAACGAGGGCGGTCGCACCTAG
- a CDS encoding 3-dehydroquinate synthase II translates to MTRAVWVKADDAVGDWDDRRARITAALEAGADWVLVDEDDVERVRELGDINVAAFRTDGDVTLVDDAESDDEPGAQPDAIVVGKEGEGDATIDLPEDFSGSADLSTLRRDGDLDRGAYVRILGKEYEAFAETAAEEADHTIVVGEDWTIIPLENLIARIGEETDLVAGVTSAEEARTAFETLEIGADAVLLDSDDPDEIRGTVEIRDEAERESLDLEYAEVLDVERVGSADRVCVDTGSLLEHDEGMLVGSMARGLVFVHAETAESPYVASRPFRVNAGAVHAYVRTPDGGTKYLSELQSGDEVQVVDTDGNTREAIVGRVKIEQRPMFRIALETRAGDRVETLLQNAETIKVATSEGRTAVTDLEAGDELLLYYEDTARHFGEAVEESIIEK, encoded by the coding sequence ATGACGAGAGCTGTCTGGGTCAAGGCCGACGACGCCGTCGGCGACTGGGACGATCGCCGGGCGCGGATCACCGCCGCGCTCGAGGCGGGTGCGGACTGGGTACTGGTCGACGAGGACGACGTCGAACGCGTTCGCGAACTCGGTGACATCAACGTCGCGGCGTTTCGCACCGACGGCGACGTGACGCTGGTCGACGACGCCGAGAGCGACGACGAACCGGGCGCACAGCCCGACGCCATCGTCGTCGGGAAGGAAGGCGAAGGCGACGCGACGATCGACCTCCCCGAGGACTTCTCGGGCTCTGCCGACCTCTCGACGCTGCGTCGCGACGGCGACCTCGACCGGGGCGCGTACGTGCGCATCCTCGGGAAGGAGTACGAGGCGTTCGCCGAGACGGCCGCCGAGGAGGCCGATCACACGATCGTCGTCGGCGAGGACTGGACGATCATCCCGCTGGAGAACCTGATCGCCCGGATCGGCGAGGAGACCGACCTCGTCGCGGGCGTGACGAGCGCCGAAGAAGCGAGAACGGCCTTCGAAACCCTCGAAATCGGTGCCGACGCCGTCCTGCTCGACTCGGACGACCCCGACGAGATCCGGGGAACGGTCGAGATTCGCGACGAGGCCGAACGCGAGTCGCTCGACCTCGAGTACGCCGAAGTGCTCGACGTCGAACGCGTCGGCAGCGCCGACCGGGTCTGCGTGGATACGGGTAGCCTGCTCGAACACGACGAGGGAATGCTCGTCGGATCGATGGCCCGCGGCCTCGTGTTCGTCCACGCCGAGACGGCCGAGTCGCCGTACGTGGCCTCGCGGCCGTTCCGGGTCAACGCGGGGGCCGTCCACGCGTACGTTCGCACCCCCGACGGGGGAACGAAGTACCTCTCGGAACTGCAAAGTGGCGACGAGGTCCAGGTGGTCGACACCGACGGGAACACCCGCGAAGCGATCGTCGGCCGGGTCAAGATCGAACAGCGGCCGATGTTCCGAATCGCTCTCGAGACCCGGGCGGGGGATCGGGTCGAGACGTTGCTCCAGAATGCGGAGACGATCAAGGTGGCGACCAGCGAGGGGCGGACGGCAGTCACCGATCTCGAGGCCGGCGACGAACTCCTGCTGTACTACGAGGACACCGCGCGACACTTCGGCGAGGCCGTCGAGGAGAGTATCATCGAGAAGTAG
- the yjjX gene encoding inosine/xanthosine triphosphatase, with translation MNVAVGSTNPVKVAAVERTLDRFDPTVTAVAVDSGVPEQPWSIEETVTGAENRARRARAATDATYGVGLEGGVARLDGVQGLSLIMWAAATDGQRLVRGGGPTLRLPDRVASRLEDGEELGPVMDDVLGTENVAESEGAIGVLTDGMTDRTRALGEAVACAFGPFVRSTHDP, from the coding sequence ATGAACGTCGCCGTCGGGAGCACGAACCCGGTCAAGGTCGCGGCCGTCGAACGGACACTCGATCGATTCGATCCGACCGTCACCGCCGTCGCGGTCGACTCCGGCGTCCCCGAACAGCCGTGGTCGATCGAGGAGACCGTTACGGGAGCAGAGAACCGCGCACGCCGCGCACGTGCTGCGACGGACGCGACCTACGGCGTCGGACTGGAAGGCGGCGTCGCCCGACTCGACGGCGTGCAGGGACTCTCGCTGATCATGTGGGCCGCCGCGACCGACGGTCAACGCCTCGTGCGCGGCGGCGGACCGACGCTTCGCTTACCCGACCGGGTCGCGTCGCGACTCGAGGACGGCGAGGAACTCGGGCCGGTCATGGACGACGTCCTCGGCACCGAGAACGTCGCCGAGTCGGAGGGTGCCATCGGCGTGCTCACGGACGGCATGACCGATCGGACGCGGGCGCTCGGCGAGGCCGTCGCCTGTGCGTTCGGGCCATTCGTTCGATCGACGCACGATCCGTAG
- a CDS encoding DUF6293 family protein has translation MDVVKRVHIVPVGYEFDRILEPIRDQRADLVYLLEGDSADGATDDDRRDEVGSGATERSATATADYHDELRTELESIVPEVRTWECDLTDVYAVLGEVTTIADEHADDQVYVNVSGAGTISAIGATIACMDVSTDAHAYYVEPSAYAHDGTSEPISFGVDEIEEVPTYPIESPTPDQVAIMEFLSEPAAWDGFHDDRTAPPKKKDLIEYARDHELSFMADRRSPDERSGEDKGAFRVLDTHVLEPLAEDGYVTIESVGRRRVVELTERGENAYRAFRHKVVDDAGEPR, from the coding sequence ATGGACGTCGTCAAGCGAGTCCACATCGTCCCGGTGGGCTACGAGTTCGATCGGATCCTGGAACCGATTCGGGACCAGCGGGCCGATCTGGTGTACTTACTCGAGGGCGATAGCGCCGACGGTGCGACGGACGACGACCGACGGGACGAGGTCGGTAGTGGAGCCACCGAGCGAAGCGCGACGGCGACGGCGGACTATCACGACGAGTTGCGCACCGAACTCGAGTCGATCGTCCCCGAGGTTCGGACCTGGGAGTGTGATCTGACGGACGTCTACGCCGTCCTCGGTGAGGTGACGACGATCGCCGACGAGCACGCCGACGATCAGGTGTACGTCAACGTCTCCGGGGCGGGCACGATTTCCGCGATCGGCGCGACGATCGCCTGTATGGACGTTTCGACGGACGCCCACGCCTACTACGTCGAGCCGTCGGCGTACGCCCACGACGGGACGTCCGAACCGATCTCGTTCGGCGTCGACGAGATCGAAGAGGTGCCGACCTATCCGATCGAGTCGCCGACGCCCGACCAGGTCGCGATCATGGAGTTTCTCTCCGAACCGGCCGCGTGGGACGGGTTCCACGACGACCGGACGGCCCCTCCCAAGAAGAAAGACCTCATCGAGTACGCCCGGGACCACGAACTCTCCTTCATGGCCGATCGGCGCTCGCCGGACGAGCGCTCCGGCGAGGACAAGGGCGCGTTCCGCGTGCTGGATACCCACGTCCTCGAACCGCTCGCCGAGGACGGCTACGTCACGATCGAGTCGGTCGGACGTCGGCGCGTCGTCGAGTTGACCGAGCGGGGCGAAAACGCCTACCGGGCGTTTCGACACAAGGTCGTAGACGACGCGGGCGAGCCGCGGTAG
- a CDS encoding SprT-like domain-containing protein, giving the protein MTDGEYTIADEIVARARIHARKVLDERELPVDRDALEWTVSERARRRAGACRWHPDRETATIVLARRAYGEYDWPEFAAVVRHELVHAWEFQQFGESGHGPRFRDRAAALDAPRHCRSFSEPRYVLRCRDEDCEWRAKRHRASKPVKAPDRYRCGVCGGSYEVEHVASGRTWATASGYGGAKAALGAEW; this is encoded by the coding sequence GTGACCGACGGCGAGTACACGATCGCGGACGAGATCGTCGCGCGGGCGCGGATCCACGCCCGAAAGGTTCTCGACGAGCGCGAGTTGCCGGTCGATCGCGACGCCCTCGAGTGGACCGTTTCCGAGCGGGCGCGGCGTCGTGCGGGGGCGTGCCGGTGGCATCCCGATCGCGAAACCGCCACGATCGTGCTCGCTCGGCGGGCCTACGGGGAATACGACTGGCCGGAGTTCGCGGCGGTCGTCCGACACGAACTCGTCCACGCCTGGGAGTTTCAGCAGTTCGGCGAGTCCGGCCACGGTCCCCGATTTCGCGACCGGGCGGCGGCGCTCGACGCGCCGCGTCACTGCCGATCGTTCTCGGAGCCGCGGTACGTGCTCCGGTGTCGAGACGAGGACTGCGAGTGGCGGGCGAAGCGCCACCGCGCCTCGAAGCCGGTGAAAGCGCCCGATCGGTACCGCTGTGGCGTCTGCGGCGGGTCCTACGAGGTCGAACACGTCGCGAGCGGCCGGACGTGGGCGACCGCGAGCGGCTACGGCGGCGCGAAGGCCGCGCTGGGAGCGGAGTGGTGA
- a CDS encoding NADH dehydrogenase subunit: protein MSVTRERLRQLELPEFAVTLRNAGLAGAGGAGFPTYAKWERLDEVDSLLVNHQESEPNYYIDKWLGRDRTEDLATLFEGLLDRAFDRIVIAAKETDRQAWLKPLETATDATVYEPDELPVDDDETGIVVAYTDDRYEYGMESVLMRLVADVVMGGDDLPMDHGWIVQNTETLLNVSRALADGEPMTRKFVHVDGRVPRHRFLEVPIGTPATDLLEAAGRTDDLDENEVLLDGGPGWSFEIDRSPEQFGVRKRTNCLLVMEESVVEENKLGGDRVNVLAPAAWKESVHETEPTETLEPDRVTVPLITNPAFEGVVTPSEPIVRPGDELEAGEMIARPGDGISVAQHAPIDGTVTGVEDRSITIDGHDEPAREAADAYRIYWTWCAECGRYLPEPKLEATDSSTFVCSRCR, encoded by the coding sequence ATGAGCGTCACTCGAGAACGGCTTCGACAGCTGGAACTGCCCGAGTTCGCGGTGACACTCCGCAACGCCGGCCTGGCCGGTGCCGGCGGTGCCGGGTTCCCCACCTACGCCAAGTGGGAGCGACTGGACGAAGTCGACTCCCTGCTGGTCAACCATCAGGAGAGCGAACCGAACTACTACATCGACAAGTGGCTGGGCCGCGATCGAACCGAGGACCTGGCGACCCTGTTCGAGGGTCTGCTCGATCGGGCGTTCGACCGGATCGTGATCGCCGCCAAGGAGACCGACCGCCAGGCGTGGCTGAAACCGCTCGAGACGGCCACCGACGCCACGGTCTACGAACCGGACGAGTTGCCGGTCGACGACGACGAGACGGGGATCGTCGTGGCGTACACCGACGACCGGTACGAGTACGGGATGGAGAGCGTCCTCATGCGCCTCGTCGCGGACGTCGTCATGGGTGGCGACGACCTCCCGATGGATCACGGCTGGATCGTCCAGAACACGGAGACGCTCCTGAACGTTTCCCGGGCGCTCGCCGACGGCGAGCCGATGACCCGGAAGTTCGTCCACGTCGACGGCCGGGTTCCGCGCCACCGCTTCCTCGAGGTGCCGATCGGGACGCCCGCGACGGATCTCCTCGAGGCCGCGGGCCGAACGGACGACCTCGACGAGAACGAGGTGTTGCTAGACGGCGGCCCGGGGTGGTCGTTCGAGATCGATCGCTCACCCGAGCAGTTCGGCGTGCGCAAGCGAACGAACTGCCTGCTGGTGATGGAGGAATCCGTCGTCGAGGAGAACAAACTCGGGGGGGACCGGGTCAACGTCCTCGCGCCGGCGGCCTGGAAGGAGAGCGTCCACGAGACGGAACCGACCGAGACGCTCGAGCCCGATCGAGTCACGGTGCCGCTGATCACCAACCCCGCGTTCGAGGGCGTCGTCACGCCGAGCGAACCGATCGTCCGGCCGGGTGACGAACTCGAGGCCGGCGAAATGATCGCCCGACCGGGTGACGGCATCAGCGTCGCCCAGCACGCCCCGATCGACGGGACCGTCACCGGCGTCGAAGACCGGTCGATCACGATCGACGGCCACGACGAACCGGCGAGGGAGGCGGCCGACGCGTACCGGATCTACTGGACGTGGTGTGCCGAGTGCGGGCGCTACCTGCCGGAACCGAAGCTCGAAGCCACCGACTCGTCGACGTTCGTCTGCAGTCGCTGTCGGTGA
- a CDS encoding DUF7123 family protein: MAPDLTTKQRQILQYLRENAATKTYFKSRLIGKELGMTAKEVGANITALQEGDYEVEIEKWGYSSSTTWKVDV, from the coding sequence ATGGCCCCCGACCTCACGACCAAACAGCGGCAAATTCTCCAGTACCTCCGGGAGAACGCGGCGACGAAGACGTACTTCAAGTCGCGGCTCATCGGGAAAGAGCTCGGGATGACGGCCAAGGAGGTCGGTGCGAACATCACCGCACTCCAGGAGGGCGACTACGAGGTCGAGATCGAAAAGTGGGGTTACTCCTCGAGTACGACCTGGAAAGTCGACGTTTGA
- a CDS encoding type I 3-dehydroquinate dehydratase codes for MSLDFDSFVLAASTADLADADDPIAREHADAIEYRMDLADDPLAALETYDGDLPILATNRAEWEGGEWEGSDDGRLDALADATTNDAVEAIDVELAAVLDGDADDLLETARERDVSIVVSSHDFEETPPRRELVRTLTEAGKYGDVAKLAVTAASKADTLALLSATEQLTAHGDAVATMAMGEVGSHTRAVAPVYGSRIGYAPVDPEEATAPGQYDLETLSRLVARLS; via the coding sequence ATGTCACTGGACTTCGACTCGTTCGTCCTCGCAGCCTCGACTGCCGATCTCGCGGACGCCGACGATCCGATCGCCCGCGAGCACGCTGACGCGATCGAGTACCGGATGGACCTCGCCGACGACCCGCTTGCTGCACTCGAGACGTACGACGGCGACCTGCCGATCCTCGCAACGAATCGTGCCGAGTGGGAGGGCGGTGAATGGGAGGGCAGTGACGACGGCCGCCTCGACGCGCTCGCCGACGCGACGACGAACGACGCCGTCGAAGCGATCGACGTCGAACTCGCGGCGGTTCTCGACGGCGACGCCGACGACCTCCTCGAGACGGCGCGCGAGCGCGACGTCTCGATCGTCGTCTCGTCCCACGACTTCGAGGAGACACCACCGCGGCGAGAGCTGGTTCGAACGCTGACCGAGGCCGGCAAGTACGGCGACGTCGCGAAGCTGGCCGTGACCGCGGCGTCGAAAGCCGACACGCTCGCCCTGCTCTCGGCGACGGAACAGTTGACGGCCCACGGCGACGCCGTGGCGACGATGGCGATGGGAGAAGTGGGGAGCCACACGCGCGCGGTGGCGCCGGTGTACGGGTCCCGAATCGGGTACGCACCCGTCGATCCCGAGGAGGCGACTGCGCCGGGGCAGTACGATCTCGAGACGCTCTCGCGACTCGTCGCCCGACTCTCCTGA
- a CDS encoding HAD family hydrolase, whose product MAAYDAICFDLDSTLCEPSRDAGTLLERTFDRAGVDRFCTPADLRAAVPSLSTTETDREFYEHLFAEVATRANVDPGVSSTLANRYLELRDPTAVQFKPGAEAALEYARERGRVGLITNGGRETQTKKLRALDIEDAFDVRVFTEPSAGIYPKPDTAPFERALSSLEAAPDRAIHVGDSLHADVAGANAMGIDSAWIDTGHGRSTAHEPTYELASLETFERIV is encoded by the coding sequence ATGGCCGCGTACGACGCGATCTGTTTCGATCTCGACAGTACGCTGTGCGAGCCCAGCCGGGACGCCGGGACGCTCCTCGAGCGAACCTTCGATCGGGCCGGGGTCGACCGGTTCTGTACGCCCGCGGATCTTCGCGCAGCCGTGCCGTCGCTGTCGACGACCGAAACCGATCGCGAGTTCTACGAGCACCTCTTTGCCGAAGTCGCGACCCGCGCGAACGTCGACCCTGGCGTCTCGTCGACGCTCGCGAACCGGTATCTCGAACTGCGGGATCCGACCGCCGTCCAGTTCAAACCCGGAGCCGAAGCCGCCCTCGAGTACGCTCGCGAGCGCGGCCGGGTCGGACTCATCACCAACGGCGGCCGCGAGACGCAGACGAAGAAACTCCGGGCCCTCGACATCGAGGACGCCTTCGACGTGCGGGTGTTCACCGAGCCGAGTGCCGGCATCTACCCGAAACCCGACACGGCACCGTTCGAGCGCGCCCTCTCGTCGCTCGAGGCGGCCCCCGATCGGGCGATCCACGTCGGCGACTCCCTGCACGCCGACGTCGCGGGTGCGAACGCGATGGGAATCGATTCGGCGTGGATCGACACCGGCCACGGCCGGTCGACAGCCCACGAACCGACGTACGAACTCGCGTCGCTCGAGACGTTCGAGCGGATCGTCTGA
- a CDS encoding zinc ribbon domain-containing protein produces the protein MTWLTWLRALAAAGLSVVMPGAGHALIRDWIRALIFSGLFLSAFVVLLPAEQIAAADTVTDGMDVVTEETTTLRRFVLMFIVLFATIDATFRAMGFPPNAADTGDGPTCPECGKELDEDLTFCHWCTTRLESPAVDEREDEPTRS, from the coding sequence ATGACGTGGCTCACGTGGCTTCGCGCGCTCGCCGCCGCCGGTCTCTCCGTGGTCATGCCCGGTGCGGGTCACGCCCTCATCCGGGACTGGATCCGCGCACTGATCTTTTCGGGCCTCTTCCTCTCGGCGTTCGTGGTCCTCCTGCCTGCCGAGCAGATCGCGGCCGCCGACACGGTGACCGACGGCATGGACGTCGTCACCGAGGAAACCACCACGTTGAGGCGGTTCGTCCTCATGTTTATCGTGCTGTTTGCCACGATCGACGCGACCTTCCGGGCGATGGGGTTCCCGCCCAACGCGGCGGACACCGGGGACGGCCCGACCTGTCCCGAGTGTGGCAAGGAACTCGACGAGGATCTCACGTTCTGTCACTGGTGTACGACCCGCCTCGAATCACCGGCAGTCGACGAGCGAGAGGACGAACCGACGCGTTCCTGA